Genomic segment of Populus nigra chromosome 14, ddPopNigr1.1, whole genome shotgun sequence:
agaaaaatagttttattgatatatttgcatgtattttttctttcaataactagtttattaaagtcatgaaacttggcctatatttcaaaaacaccaagaaaactatattgtttttttttatatatgagattatgaacttatacgtaagacgtattcACGATATTGAATAAGacactttcttttatttatatgttttgaaattagaaTGGTTAAGTTTTAACCTGATAATATAAGAAACTCCTTACCGAGaatgacttttcttaaaccttagacagACCAATAGTTAGAAAACACAATGATACCTTAGGTAAGGTGTACAAGGGGTGATATGTCCTCCCTATATACAACTAGTTCCTTTATCTAgactctgagaccagttaggattcCGAGTAACTAAAATACTAGGTGTcgacttcatctttttttactaataagaaataagaattATTTGTTCTTTCCACCCATCACCACAAAAATCCCGGCCTGGAAGGACGATAGTTGCAACACTGCACACAATCGATAGAATGACGACTCTGTTGGGTTAACACAATGAGTTAAGAATACatgagttgagaaaaaaaaattgaaaaaaataagaggagcCAAGTCTCCGGTTAGAATACATGCATTTGTATGATATTGACAATCAAGTTTGTTTAAGTTTGTAGGCAAGCGTAGGCATGAAGTCTAAATAAGAATCTGCAAAGGTTGAATTAAAAACTTCTCTTTAGTCTTTTAATCTTATTCACTTTTTTGTCACTCTTAGACATTTTTGGATGCATTTCATCTAGGGTTTGGTTCTCCTTTTGTATTGTCTTTACAGGATCTCAACAATGGTCTCTCAATCTTAATGATCTCAAAAACAGGTATAAGATTAGATGAcctattttaatgataaatatgaACAACTCACTACTGGTTATAAAGAGCTCTGCCGATTGGTAATGAAGATGAGATCACAGATGGGTGGTTCATATACACCCCCTAATTGACCCCACGGTCCCGGCGACGACCAACCTCCTCCACCTCCAGCACCAGCTCTATTTtggatttattgtatttgaatatacaaatgtttaaatttgtaataaatatttgatttttataataatttatttgattttaattatttttctacttctgttcaatatatttttgtagaaaaatatttttaaaatacggcACAATTCCATCAGTATATTCTAGagaattgtaaaataattactaCAAATACCACTATTATTGGGtaatagtttttgtgatttatcCGTCTGTAAATCTATTGGTATATTTGTTACCGCGGACTCACCAACAGTCCATAAACTACCGACGAGAGTTTTTTCGACGGACTGTTTATGTCTGTGAGTCAGTCGGTAACAAGTGCACTAATGGATTGCTAGTGTAAATACCAATAGAAATTTATGTGGATAAgagtattaaatttgatagtgaTTGGCATTGAGTACTTCATAAATGTCTTGCCAAGATTCTGTTCTCAACCTTTTATTAATTGCATGTGCAACACCGACCCAAACAATATCTTGCGACACCTTTTCATCATTTTCACCTGATTtctgtgatttttatttgtgtCTATTCTTCAACAAATTGGTTTGGAGATAGTGTTTATGGTCTTAAAGGTAATGATACCTTATTAATGATCTTTatacaaaaaagagaaagaaaaagggaatgAAACATTAAGAACTTATTGGTAATTAAGACAACATCTCACTTATATCCAGGGATgaaaaagataaggattgtGTCACCATATAGAAGAGTCAAAGACATAATATTGATATGGCACCCATGTAAATATTTGTAATGAAACTTATTGGTATTACTATTTTTACATTCTGAAATGCATTAAGAAACAGGCTGTGCAAGCTGAAGTGCTCAAAAACGTTTATCTCAAAAtaaacacccccccccccctaattAATTGCCATTCAAGTTCTAGCCAAACCTAGCTACTTATTCAATATCTCCAGAGAGATTAAGGACAATTACAAATATTGAAATTGTTCCAGTGGTTAGGGATCTTTTTAGTTTGTAATCTGCTAGTAGTTTTGAGCTGGACAAAGACTCTATCCTACAATTAAGCTTATCACTCAACAACATGGCATGAGATGGCAcaacaaaaaatcaatggaGGACAATGAGACACGGAAAAATGTCAAATTTTAACCACCTATTTTGCTGGCATGAAAACTCTATAAAGCTAGCTTGAGTAATCAATAGTTTGTAATGCATCTGAGATAAACCATTTCTTTTGTCAATCTAGAGGGCAAAAGAAAGTACAATTTCAGATTGCATAGAGATGGCAGGAGGAGGTTTCGTTGCGCAAAGTGGGGGGAGGAACTATGAAGGTCGCGTCACAACGTTCGTTATCATCACCTGTTTGGTGGCTGCAATGGGCGGTCTCATTTTTGGTTATGACATTGGTATCTCAGGTAATAAATGGAACACCTTTTAATTATCTTCTTGTAATGCCGATGAATCACGTCTATGTCTTAAAGTACTAATGATTGGATTATTTTGTACAACGTTGCAGGTGGTGTGACTTCTATGGACTCATTTCTCAAGAAATTCTTCCCATCCGTGTACAATAAAGAGAAGGAAGAACGTCATGACAATATGTACTGCAAATTTGATAGCCATTTGTTGCAATTGTTCACGTCTTCCCTCTACCTTGCTGCTTTGGTAGCTTCCTTCTTTTCCTCTACGGTAACTAGATTATTCGGCCGTAAAATCTCCATGTTGTGTGGAGGGTTAGTTTTCCTTGTTGGTGCCATTATTAACGGTGCTGCAAAAAATGTAGCAATGCTTATCATTGGCCGTTTGTTGCTTGGTGTTGGTGTTGGATTTGCCAATCAGGTAACTGTTTCTCTCAGTGTTGTCTTTCTCTACTTGAAATGTTTATAACGTTGAATATTGATATTCATTTTCTCTGTTCTATACAGTCTGTTCCAATTTATCTGTCTGAAATGGCACCAGCAAAGATTAGAGGAGCGCTTAACATCGGTTTCCAAATGGCCATTACAATCGGTATCCTTGCTGCAAATCTCATTAACTACGGAACATCAAAGATCGAAGACGGATATGGCTGGAGAATTTCTTTGGCTCTTGCGGCTGTCCCCGCTGTAATGATTGTTGTTGGATCTTTTTTCCTTCCAGACACTCCCAATTCTATCCTAGAGAGAGGCTACCCCGAGAAAGCGAAGAAAATGTTGCAAAAGATTCGTGGCGCGGACAATGTTGAAGCAGAATTCCAAGACCTCGTGGACGCAAGTGAGGCTGCAAAGAAAGTGGAACATCCATGGAAAAACATCTTGCAGCCAAGATATAGGCCTCAACTTGTCATTTGCGCATTGATTCCATTCTTCCAGCAAATTACTGGAATCAATGTCATCATGTTTTATGCACCTGTTCTCTTTAAGACCTTGGGTTTCGGAGATGATGCTTCACTTATGTCTGCAGTCATCACGGGCATGGTTAATGTTGTCTGTACAGCTGTTTCCATCTACTCAGCTGATAGGTTTGGGAGGAGAATTTTGTTCCTTGAAGGAGGCATTCAGATGATTATTTGCCAGGTATTTAATATGATAACCTTAACCAATTTGTTTACTATATTCACGTTGGATCCATGCTGATTCATTGAATATGCATACTTGATTGCAGATACTTGTTGCAGTCATGATAGCCATCAACTTTGGAACAAATGGTGTAGGAGAAATGTCAGGTAGCACAGCCAACTTTGTGCTGTTCTTGATATGTGCTTATGTTGCAGCATTTGCCTGGTCTTGGGGTCCATTGGGATGGTTGGTGCCTAGTGAGATCTGCCCTCTTGAGATTAGATCAGCAGGGCAAGCCATCAATGTCTCAGTCAACATGTTCTTCACTTTCTTCATTGGCCAGTTCTTCCTAACCATGCTCTGCCACTTCAAGTTTGGTCTCTTCTTGTTCTTTGCTGGCTTTGTTGTTATCATGACCATCTTCATTTACTTCTTCTTGCCTGAGACGAAGAATGTCCCAATTGAAGAAATGAACACTGTATGGAAGGCACATTGGTTCTGGAGCAAGTACATCCCTGATGATGCTGTCATTGGAGTCCAAACACATACTGCATGAAATCACCATCAGGATGAGAACAATACATTTGTGGCTATGTACATATGATTTGTAGTTACATGTTGTGCaacatttcaaattaaaaataaataaatcaatacactctgattttttatttgtttgcaaGTGTTTAGCCGTCTTTTGAATATCTTCacttttgtattttcaatttcactttgCTCAAAATCCAAACAACAGAAAACATCCAAACCAATTCCCATCAGTACTGGTCCATATGATTCATAAATTCCATGCTCTATTCTAATTAGATCCAAACTTACACCTCTTATAAGTTAAAATGTCAAATTTCAAACCATGTATACTTATAATTTCTCTTGTAATTGTTTTAGATTGCAATTTCTTTCATGTTCTTTTTCCTTCCTACTTATTTGAAGGTTTGTTGGGTTTTAAGTTATCCTAGATTGGTGACTCATGCTGCGCTATGAGCTGGacaccaaaatatttttttaacatttcattccCTGATTTAGTATATTTATAAGTTTTGAATCAAGTCGTCAAAgctttaatcattttaaatcaataaaattaaattttgtttttgctaaattGAGCATATACCAAGTGTTGGATTTTTTCTCGACATTGCGAGAATCCTATGCAAAGCTAACTGAAGCAAACCATACGATCCAATCCCAAATAAACTTAATATcaaaatggatgaaattaaaataaaaaaaaactttatttaaaaaaaaaacacggtgGAACACCAttacaatccacaatgttttgtatTTAGAACTACAATGATTTTTGGTATCATAAATTCAAGagttcttttagtatttttttaattacaaattttaAACGTACagtaatattcatattataacaaaaaaacatcatcaTTCAGGTGCTTATTTACGTTAACATAAAGAGCTCTCAAGAATTTGTTGGTTGTTAAAAGTGATTTGCGTCACTACTTTGAAGGTCCCTCCAAGTCAAAGTTGAAAAGGAAAGCTTAGTGAAGTAACAatgtagaaaaagaaattaggggGAGGATGGCCTAATACATTCCTTGATGGAAGTAAATTTggtatgaaaaatacaaaacaccATCTTTATCTTTTTGTCCATGCAAAatttcacatattaaaaatacactaaaaaatgGTTCAAAATTACAGTAGTGAATTTAACTACAAGAAAAGGTAAAAACTCTTTTAAGGTGCtcttaacttaatttaatttgatgaagaCGAATATTATTCACATGAGCTCAAAAGCTTTAAACATGTGAAATCTTAACTGGTTTAtgactttatttattaatgtgtATTTGTAGGTACATGAATTTTAGTTAGTCTTCCAAATAGAAGAGGTgctaccaattttttttaacaggaATGTTATTACCTTttttcatgctttaatttgtATAGATTCCAAGGAGAAGGTCATTAGTAAATAATATGGACAAGAGCGTTGttagttcttctagcagtgtTTCTGATGACCATGAGTCACTAGTGCTGACCATGACCAGACACCTAAGGCATAGGCACAAACAACCTCTCTTGATGCAAGCTCGCCGAGTGCGATACCACCTCGCAGAGAAGGTGTCCATTTTGAGAGGGATGTATGTTTTAGGAATTATATTTGTTCCAAAAATCTTGAATAAAAACTTATGATTAATGCATTGTTTAGAAAGTTCAAGTTAGtttatacataaatatttttatatcgattaattttttaattttaattagctaattattttacaaatttgATGTGTAAGGAAAACTTTTACTGAGATAGGGATGACAATACTGTTGCTTGGAGGGTTTGGAAGACTTACTGCgcaactaggtaagattgaattgaaaatgttatattttttatttaaatgttaaaattttcattttcattttcttaaccGATAATTTATTTCTATCATATAGATTGTGTGATCTCTGTTATgaggcaaatatatatatatatatatatatatgttaaagaaaGACATCTTTCAGGCTAGGGAGACACAGTCATTTTGAGGGATTTTAAACCTCCACACGTCTTGGAGGCTATTTGGAAAGCTTATATCTAGTGTGTGAtgtcttagtgttttatgtCATGATCACAGTTTGGTGCCAAGAACCAGAATAAGGATATTCATGGTTCAATTACCACTCACATCAATAGAGCCATTCTGTTTGTTTCACATgcaaaatagataataaaattcttttattacatccaactttttaaaattgttgttttatatgaaaaatatttagctAACAATAGCTTTCTTTTGTAGGTTACAGTTCTTCGACGCAAACTAAGATTGATGAAGCTTTTTGTAGAAAGTCATATGAAAATAATGACCATTAGAAAAGGGTGCAACAGCTCGTGGACAGCCAAGCTCAAAAGTCCATGAATAGTTGAATTTCAACAatattttcttaagttattatttttaaaaaattagccgactggttttttttctaagaaacatATACCACTCGATTGCATGAAAAATACAGGGACGATCCTTCAACCCATCTGAAACTCGATTTGGAGTTGTGGTTAGAGGTTGGATCGTCTAGTGGacctaataaaaattaagtttatggTATCTCAAACATTAAGGTCAAGGACGTGTGGATGGACTGTAATGTATAGACTATTGGTTCCTCTCAATCGGGTTTAGTCTCCTAATCTCTAACTTTATTGGCAATTATACGAGAACAAGTTCAAGCTTAGACGACTCGATTGGTTTACTACTAAGATAAAACGATTTAATGCTGAGATGATCAAACTTAGATGATTGTATATGAAGCtgttatatatcaaattaaccTCGGTGGTGCATGTCCACCTTCTTGCCCATCCGGTCCCGGCGTAGattcacctcctcctcctcctcctctagttTTTGTCCTCTAGATGAATTGTATTCAAACcgataatttttaaacatgaaataaatattatgtttttttattttagttttattttttttgctttttttatataaatatttccaaaaatattaaataaattactaaCAGAATTAGCAACGGACTAAATCTATTGAAAAGTTTTagagagttaaaaaaatacatgaaatgcCACTattattacagacggaatcagtAATGAATTAAATCTCTCGAAAGagggtttgaaaaaaattatagaaaataccATTGACTATAAATACACCATCGTCAGGTTAATTTTTTCAGCAATATGAATTAAGTCATTGATGGAAGTACTAATGAAATGAtgctaataaatattttttatttgacatgcttttttaaaaaatcatcagtaCTAATTATATTGCTGACGgaatgattaataaaataaaaattatcaatgataaaattttcAACAAACATGTATTGTCCATGATGTCATTGGTAAATGCTCTTCTTACAAAATCAATATCTAAATACCAACAGAAAAATCCTTCAGTGGTATGCAAAATTGTGATCGTGAACCATGGCGAGTGATCTTAATTAAGCTTGTTCAATATAACTACAACCCGAAGCCATAAGCTCTCTTGAACTCTTTCTTCATGTCGACAGTAAACGTTGCTGGAAAAACACTTGTTTAAGTGGCATCAAAGTTAAAAGTAGAGCACTCAAAGAAGTGGAGCTGACCAAGTGATCATTAAGGTTCATGGTTATGTTAATGACTTGGGTCACTGTTTGGGTACTTAGGGTTTTAATGGATCATTTCCCTCTTCCCATGAATTTGTCACCTCATTATCTTCTTAATTAATAGCTTTTCCTCCATTGGATCATCATTTCCTTTGGCATttccatcatcatcaacaacatgGTCAACTTCTAGTCCTtcaatggacttgatttctttttttaaaaaaaaataatttctggtCATTATCAgttccttttaatttatgaacaaGTACTgggatttattaataattatatatctaGTTTTACGTAGGTAAATATATACTTTACAGTATATCTCCATATATATATGCCATATTTGCAAGAATTGGTACTTTCGGGTTTTTTCTTACTCAATAAGCACGTCTATCGtcgatataattaattaagcttaATTAACGCCCTAAACTACTCTCTCTTTACGACCCCTTTTAGGGATTGT
This window contains:
- the LOC133673027 gene encoding sugar transport protein 10-like — encoded protein: MAGGGFVAQSGGRNYEGRVTTFVIITCLVAAMGGLIFGYDIGISGGVTSMDSFLKKFFPSVYNKEKEERHDNMYCKFDSHLLQLFTSSLYLAALVASFFSSTVTRLFGRKISMLCGGLVFLVGAIINGAAKNVAMLIIGRLLLGVGVGFANQSVPIYLSEMAPAKIRGALNIGFQMAITIGILAANLINYGTSKIEDGYGWRISLALAAVPAVMIVVGSFFLPDTPNSILERGYPEKAKKMLQKIRGADNVEAEFQDLVDASEAAKKVEHPWKNILQPRYRPQLVICALIPFFQQITGINVIMFYAPVLFKTLGFGDDASLMSAVITGMVNVVCTAVSIYSADRFGRRILFLEGGIQMIICQILVAVMIAINFGTNGVGEMSGSTANFVLFLICAYVAAFAWSWGPLGWLVPSEICPLEIRSAGQAINVSVNMFFTFFIGQFFLTMLCHFKFGLFLFFAGFVVIMTIFIYFFLPETKNVPIEEMNTVWKAHWFWSKYIPDDAVIGVQTHTA